The Phycisphaeraceae bacterium genome has a window encoding:
- a CDS encoding glycosyltransferase family 39 protein, which translates to MQPDNAATSRWISAALVGATSFGLLGLALIPGSSWVEFFAHPSRTPVPDVTRQGANLWRVMLIASAVMTPIVLLALRRMSGSRSCVPAVESRPPVRRERWVLPGLIALGFVLRAARLGEGLWYDEVAMWGTYVQHGPGVVVGNYFDPSNHVAYGVLLWASLAVFGDSLPLEWAFRLPALLFSLATIPAMWALVREIARPRAAMLAAGLAAVLPVIVLEGVEARGYGMMIFFSAASTWALLRAARVGVSGWWLFYALLAAMGVWSHVVTAFVPLGHAAWLVMRRLGGSSWCVTLQGGAAIALAGLWAITLHAPLLPDFLRLMTDQSAFARSTEDQPSLFGPEGLHALLQLGGAWAWWAALPGLVLLGLGMIAAAGDRSARSLAASAGLGLPLMILVVLVGGSWVYARFMLFAMPSAMVLIALGLDFLARRRASALGLGVVIVLGVSIADLATRPPKQPMREAVNHVAARHRPGDRVLALDLFHEPIRVYLLNLPRDAPTQVTTHGRDDFNIMLRSTSPDWVIVTYPHLLTPERTELLRSLGYGMDLSLPGWADWGRGEVRVYRLDR; encoded by the coding sequence ATGCAGCCGGACAACGCCGCAACGAGCCGCTGGATCAGCGCCGCGCTGGTGGGCGCGACATCCTTCGGCCTGCTCGGACTGGCCCTGATTCCCGGCTCCTCGTGGGTCGAGTTCTTCGCACATCCGTCGAGAACGCCGGTTCCGGACGTGACCCGACAGGGCGCGAACCTCTGGCGCGTGATGCTCATCGCGTCGGCGGTGATGACGCCGATCGTGCTCCTCGCGCTGCGCCGCATGTCAGGAAGCCGATCGTGCGTGCCCGCCGTGGAATCGCGACCCCCCGTGCGCCGCGAACGATGGGTGCTCCCTGGTCTGATCGCCCTGGGGTTCGTGCTGCGGGCCGCGCGGCTCGGCGAAGGCCTGTGGTATGACGAAGTCGCCATGTGGGGCACGTATGTACAGCACGGCCCGGGCGTCGTGGTGGGCAACTACTTCGATCCCTCCAACCATGTCGCGTACGGGGTGCTGCTCTGGGCGTCGCTGGCGGTGTTCGGCGACTCGCTGCCGCTGGAATGGGCGTTCCGTCTCCCCGCCTTGCTCTTTTCGCTGGCGACCATCCCCGCGATGTGGGCGCTGGTCCGTGAAATCGCGCGCCCCCGTGCCGCGATGCTCGCCGCGGGGCTGGCGGCGGTGCTGCCGGTCATCGTGCTCGAAGGCGTCGAAGCCCGCGGATACGGCATGATGATCTTCTTCAGCGCGGCTTCAACGTGGGCGCTGCTCCGAGCCGCGCGCGTGGGCGTCTCCGGATGGTGGCTGTTCTACGCGCTCCTCGCCGCGATGGGCGTGTGGTCGCACGTGGTGACGGCGTTCGTCCCGCTCGGGCACGCGGCGTGGCTGGTCATGCGCCGACTTGGCGGCTCGTCCTGGTGCGTGACGCTCCAGGGCGGCGCGGCGATCGCGCTCGCGGGACTGTGGGCGATCACCCTTCATGCGCCGCTCCTGCCGGATTTCCTGCGCCTGATGACCGATCAGTCCGCATTCGCCCGCTCCACCGAGGATCAGCCGTCCCTGTTCGGACCGGAAGGACTGCACGCACTCCTGCAGCTGGGTGGCGCGTGGGCGTGGTGGGCGGCGCTGCCGGGACTGGTCCTGCTCGGGCTGGGCATGATCGCGGCGGCGGGGGACCGATCCGCGCGATCACTCGCCGCCTCGGCAGGGCTGGGGCTGCCGCTCATGATTCTTGTCGTGCTGGTCGGCGGGTCGTGGGTCTACGCCCGGTTCATGCTCTTCGCGATGCCGTCGGCGATGGTGCTGATCGCGCTGGGGCTGGACTTTCTGGCTCGACGCCGCGCCTCGGCGCTCGGGCTGGGCGTCGTCATCGTGCTCGGCGTCTCGATCGCCGACCTTGCCACGCGCCCGCCGAAACAGCCGATGCGCGAGGCGGTGAACCATGTCGCGGCGCGGCATCGGCCCGGCGACCGCGTGCTGGCGCTTGATCTCTTCCACGAGCCGATCCGCGTCTACCTGCTCAACCTGCCCAGAGATGCGCCGACGCAGGTCACGACGCACGGCCGCGACGACTTCAACATCATGCTGCGAAGCACTTCGCCCGACTGGGTGATCGTGACATACCCGCACCTGCTCACTCCCGAGCGCACCGAACTGCTGCGATCCCTGGGCTACGGGATGGACCTGTCACTGCCCGGCTGGGCCGACTGGGGACGCGGCGAGGTGCGGGTGTACCGGCTCGACCGGTGA
- a CDS encoding SRPBCC family protein produces the protein MPPTDRFSGEETFAATPEKLFTTLTDLKALAGSMPDVQSSEVVDDRTVRAVVRPGFSFLRGTMKVTVTLTDSEAPRRAVMRTSASGIGVGMEIEAKMTIEPHEGGRASRLLWEAAVLERKGLMSAVPSSLIQAAAEKTIRDGWTSLRKRVEG, from the coding sequence ATGCCACCCACCGACCGCTTCTCCGGCGAGGAGACCTTCGCCGCGACGCCCGAGAAACTCTTCACCACGCTCACGGACCTGAAGGCCCTGGCTGGCTCGATGCCCGACGTGCAGTCGTCGGAAGTCGTGGACGACCGCACCGTGCGCGCCGTGGTGCGCCCCGGTTTCTCCTTCCTGCGCGGGACCATGAAGGTCACCGTCACGCTCACCGACTCCGAAGCGCCCCGACGAGCGGTGATGCGCACCAGCGCCAGCGGGATCGGCGTCGGAATGGAGATCGAGGCGAAGATGACCATTGAACCGCACGAGGGCGGCAGGGCGTCGCGCCTCCTGTGGGAGGCGGCGGTGCTGGAGCGCAAGGGCCTGATGAGCGCCGTGCCCTCATCGCTCATCCAGGCCGCCGCCGAGAAGACCATCCGGGATGGCTGGACCTCGCTGCGGAAGCGCGTGGAAGGATGA
- a CDS encoding ABC transporter permease encodes MPSNNAQPVRFSIPSRIVARWGEMWLAVFSLVGGVSWLAWDVSVWIWRAAVRRRIRLGRTAIITQMVRVGWRSIGIVLLVSACIGFILALQMEPPLADFGQTDKIANIVGVAVFRELGPLIAAIVLTGFAGASIAAEIGTMVVGEEIEALEAHALNPVRFLVVPRVIATTVSLILLTVLGDVTAVFAGGVMAVGFLDVPYELYKTNTLNAITSTDFVTGLAKAGVFGTLLGCIACHNGLKVTGGAAGVGRATTDTVVQTVVWVIIADLIFTMLFYTLELG; translated from the coding sequence ATGCCTTCCAACAACGCCCAGCCCGTGCGATTCTCGATCCCCAGCCGCATCGTGGCGCGCTGGGGAGAGATGTGGCTGGCGGTCTTCTCGCTGGTGGGCGGCGTCTCGTGGCTGGCGTGGGACGTGAGCGTGTGGATCTGGCGGGCGGCGGTGCGCCGGCGCATCCGGTTGGGACGCACCGCCATCATCACCCAGATGGTGCGCGTCGGCTGGCGTTCGATCGGCATCGTGCTGCTGGTCAGCGCCTGCATCGGCTTCATCCTGGCCCTGCAGATGGAGCCGCCCCTGGCGGACTTCGGCCAGACCGACAAGATCGCCAACATCGTGGGCGTGGCGGTGTTTCGTGAACTGGGCCCGCTGATCGCGGCCATCGTGCTGACGGGCTTCGCCGGGGCGTCCATCGCCGCGGAAATCGGAACCATGGTCGTCGGCGAGGAGATCGAGGCGCTCGAAGCCCACGCCCTCAACCCGGTGCGATTCCTGGTCGTGCCGCGCGTCATCGCCACCACCGTCTCGCTCATCCTGCTCACCGTGCTCGGCGACGTGACGGCGGTGTTCGCCGGCGGGGTGATGGCGGTGGGGTTTCTCGACGTGCCCTACGAGCTGTACAAGACCAATACGCTCAACGCCATCACCTCCACCGACTTCGTCACCGGACTGGCCAAGGCCGGCGTATTCGGCACGCTGCTGGGATGCATCGCCTGCCACAACGGGCTGAAAGTGACCGGCGGGGCGGCGGGCGTGGGACGCGCCACCACCGACACCGTCGTCCAGACCGTCGTCTGGGTCATTATCGCCGACCTCATCTTCACCATGCTGTTCTACACGCTGGAACTGGGATGA
- a CDS encoding STAS domain-containing protein, whose amino-acid sequence MRDNDGLSVEVKPIADGYILTPTGDVDLASSPVLRTEIAELQRRTPRRLVIDLSGVTYMDSSGVATLLEAMQIARKRGCRLVLCAIQPKVRAIFEIARLDMVFTIVDSTEAALTA is encoded by the coding sequence ATGCGCGACAACGACGGGCTGAGCGTGGAAGTCAAGCCGATCGCGGATGGGTACATCCTGACGCCGACCGGCGACGTGGACCTGGCGTCATCGCCCGTCCTGCGCACGGAGATCGCCGAACTGCAGCGACGCACCCCGCGCCGGCTGGTGATCGACCTGAGCGGCGTCACGTACATGGACTCCTCCGGCGTCGCCACCCTGCTCGAGGCCATGCAGATCGCGCGCAAGCGCGGCTGCCGACTGGTGCTCTGCGCCATCCAGCCCAAGGTGCGGGCCATCTTCGAAATCGCCCGCCTGGACATGGTGTTCACGATCGTGGATTCGACCGAGGCGGCGCTGACGGCGTGA
- a CDS encoding ATP-binding protein → MGESDESPPLRFEMLSQPRYLSAVRAMVQNVAQRFGFSESDCNQISLAVDEALCNVINHGYEKREDGRIWVSVWPVEHPPGIRVVIEDVARQVDPADIRPRDLDEIRPGGLGVHIIREVMDSVVYERRTEGGMRLTLTKYIEGRSAAGGGR, encoded by the coding sequence ATGGGTGAGTCCGACGAATCTCCCCCGCTGCGATTCGAGATGCTCAGCCAGCCGCGCTATCTCAGCGCGGTTCGCGCCATGGTGCAGAACGTCGCGCAGCGGTTCGGATTCAGCGAGTCGGACTGCAACCAGATCTCGCTGGCGGTGGACGAGGCGCTCTGCAACGTCATCAATCACGGCTACGAGAAGCGTGAGGACGGCCGCATCTGGGTGAGCGTCTGGCCGGTGGAGCACCCGCCGGGCATCCGCGTGGTGATCGAGGATGTGGCGAGGCAGGTGGACCCCGCCGACATCCGCCCGCGCGATCTCGACGAAATCAGGCCGGGTGGGCTGGGCGTCCACATCATCCGGGAGGTCATGGATTCGGTGGTCTACGAACGACGGACGGAAGGCGGGATGCGACTGACGCTGACCAAGTACATCGAGGGCCGATCCGCGGCCGGGGGCGGGCGCTGA
- a CDS encoding DegT/DnrJ/EryC1/StrS family aminotransferase, producing the protein MSESIPLSRPDITDHEIDAVAATLRSGRLSLGPRVPEFEYHIASRAHRAHAVAVNSGTSGLQLALMALGVGPGDEVITPAFSFVASANCIMHVGATPVFVDCDPGTLNVKPEDIERRITERTKAIIAVEVFGNPAHMPEIEALANRHEIPLVEDCCEGLGCRIDGRPVGSFGRVGVFSFYPNKQVTAGEAGVIVTDDDNLASLCRSLRNQGRPDNPEAVPGLGSWLVHERVGYNYRLSELHAALGVAQMERFDEIMEKRSRVAAAYTRRLAGHRDLILPTIEPSTVMNWFVYVVRLSTEFTELDRNEIIAGLRRHDVGASNYFPPIPMLPFYRRMFDFSPEDFPCAVSASTRTIALPFYSALREREVDLVCQTLDVMIGRSTFARRAG; encoded by the coding sequence GTGTCGGAATCGATCCCGCTCAGTCGCCCGGACATCACCGACCACGAGATCGACGCCGTCGCCGCCACGCTTCGATCGGGACGGCTGAGTCTGGGCCCGCGCGTTCCGGAGTTCGAGTACCACATCGCTTCGCGCGCCCATCGCGCCCACGCCGTGGCGGTCAACTCCGGCACGTCGGGCCTGCAACTGGCGCTCATGGCGCTGGGCGTGGGGCCGGGCGACGAGGTCATCACGCCGGCCTTCAGTTTCGTGGCCTCGGCCAACTGCATCATGCACGTCGGGGCCACGCCGGTGTTCGTGGACTGCGATCCCGGCACGCTCAACGTCAAGCCCGAGGACATCGAACGCCGCATCACCGAGCGCACCAAGGCCATCATCGCGGTCGAGGTGTTCGGGAACCCCGCTCACATGCCCGAGATCGAGGCGCTGGCCAACCGTCACGAGATTCCGCTCGTGGAGGACTGCTGCGAGGGGCTCGGCTGCCGCATCGACGGACGCCCCGTCGGCTCCTTCGGGCGCGTGGGCGTGTTCAGTTTCTACCCCAACAAGCAGGTGACGGCGGGCGAGGCGGGGGTCATCGTGACCGACGACGACAACCTCGCGTCCCTGTGCCGCTCGCTGCGCAACCAGGGGCGGCCTGACAATCCCGAAGCCGTGCCGGGGCTGGGCTCGTGGCTCGTGCATGAGCGGGTGGGGTACAACTACCGGCTGTCGGAGCTTCACGCGGCCCTGGGCGTGGCCCAGATGGAGCGTTTCGACGAGATCATGGAGAAGCGCAGCCGCGTCGCCGCCGCCTACACCCGCCGGCTGGCCGGTCACCGCGACCTGATTCTGCCCACCATCGAGCCAAGCACGGTGATGAACTGGTTCGTCTACGTGGTGCGCCTGTCCACCGAGTTCACCGAACTCGATCGCAATGAGATCATCGCCGGCCTGCGGCGCCATGATGTCGGAGCCAGCAACTACTTCCCGCCGATCCCCATGCTGCCGTTTTATCGTCGCATGTTCGACTTCTCGCCGGAGGACTTTCCCTGCGCCGTCAGCGCCAGCACGCGCACCATCGCGCTGCCGTTCTACAGCGCGCTGCGCGAGCGTGAGGTCGATCTGGTCTGCCAGACGCTGGACGTGATGATCGGGCGCAGCACGTTTGCGCGTCGGGCGGGGTGA
- a CDS encoding ATP-binding protein, whose translation MTTRTRPQPRAKELPVSAAAKQVSEYLAKRLGERKYDLWFGPATRFRIDGKKLEVTAKNQRVADWIGANFAEDLRQAAEMTLGAQAVVDVRVDEAPDAMSNGLHTPARQAAPSAVPSPGPARRNDLAGARRPDLSLPLRHRFEDFVVGATNELAFTAATRLAEAPDPRTLGALFIHGECGVGKTHLLQAVCRRHLDRFPGATVRYTTCEQFTNEYIVAVKNNSVEQFRRKVRGLDLLAVDDVHFLSNKTATQNEFLHTLDAIDLSGARLAMASDEHPRHLKAVSRALISRFLAGMVCQIEPPDRGTRLALVRRLAERRGLRLNDAAAEQVAAHCVGSVREMEGVLSKLDALCRLEGEGQGEVGCVMIERLFKADAPGGRPLRVNTIIDAVCARLCVERGDLLGKTRHHRVVIARGLISYLARELTTLSFPEIGRALGRRNHSTVLTAGRRVGDQIERNERIDLEDGGEPVPLRELADRLRHDIRRLPRE comes from the coding sequence ATGACCACGCGAACCAGACCTCAACCACGAGCAAAGGAGTTGCCTGTGAGTGCGGCGGCGAAACAGGTGTCGGAATACCTGGCCAAACGACTTGGTGAACGAAAGTATGACCTGTGGTTCGGACCCGCCACCCGGTTCCGGATCGACGGCAAGAAGCTGGAGGTGACGGCGAAGAATCAGCGGGTGGCGGACTGGATCGGCGCCAACTTCGCCGAGGATCTGCGGCAGGCCGCTGAAATGACCCTGGGCGCGCAGGCCGTGGTGGACGTGCGCGTGGACGAAGCCCCCGACGCCATGAGCAACGGCCTGCACACGCCCGCCAGGCAGGCCGCGCCCAGCGCCGTTCCCTCGCCCGGCCCGGCGCGCCGCAACGACTTGGCCGGCGCCCGACGGCCCGATCTCTCCCTGCCGCTGCGTCACCGCTTCGAGGACTTCGTGGTCGGCGCGACCAACGAACTCGCCTTCACCGCAGCCACCCGACTCGCCGAGGCGCCCGATCCGCGGACCTTGGGCGCGCTGTTCATCCACGGGGAGTGCGGCGTGGGCAAGACGCACCTGCTGCAGGCGGTGTGTCGGCGTCACCTCGACCGCTTCCCCGGCGCCACCGTGCGCTACACCACCTGCGAGCAGTTCACCAATGAGTACATCGTGGCGGTGAAGAACAACTCGGTGGAGCAGTTCCGCCGCAAGGTGCGCGGGCTCGACCTGCTGGCCGTGGATGACGTTCACTTCCTGTCCAACAAGACCGCGACGCAGAACGAGTTTCTGCACACGCTTGACGCCATCGACCTCTCGGGAGCCCGCCTGGCGATGGCGTCGGATGAGCATCCACGCCATCTCAAGGCCGTCAGCCGGGCGCTGATCAGCCGCTTCCTCGCAGGCATGGTGTGCCAGATCGAGCCCCCCGACCGCGGCACGCGACTGGCCCTCGTCAGGCGGCTGGCGGAACGTCGCGGGCTGCGCCTCAACGACGCCGCCGCGGAGCAGGTGGCGGCTCACTGCGTCGGCTCGGTGCGCGAGATGGAGGGCGTGCTCTCGAAACTGGACGCGCTCTGCCGGCTCGAAGGCGAGGGTCAGGGCGAGGTCGGCTGCGTGATGATCGAGCGGCTCTTCAAGGCCGACGCACCCGGAGGCAGGCCCCTGCGGGTCAACACCATCATCGACGCGGTCTGCGCCCGGCTCTGCGTCGAGCGGGGCGACCTGCTGGGCAAGACGCGCCACCATCGCGTGGTCATCGCCCGGGGGCTGATCTCCTACCTCGCCCGCGAACTGACCACGCTCAGCTTCCCCGAGATCGGACGGGCCCTGGGACGGCGGAATCATTCCACCGTGCTCACCGCCGGACGCCGCGTGGGCGACCAGATCGAGCGCAACGAGCGCATCGACCTGGAGGACGGAGGCGAACCGGTGCCGCTCCGGGAGCTGGCCGACCGGCTGCGTCATGACATCCGGCGGCTTCCGCGGGAGTGA